A window of Candidatus Sulfotelmatobacter sp. genomic DNA:
TGCGCGCGCTCGGCGAGGACGCCGTGCTCGCCGCCGCCGCGCTGGCGATCGAGCCGCACGCCGACGACGACGATCTGTGCGCCGCGTTGGGCTGGGAGGCGGCACGTTTCGACGCCGTCGCGGAGAAGCTGATTCGCGCCGAGCTGTTGGTGGAGCGCCCCGACGGTTTGGCCTTCGCGCACGACCTGGTCGCGCAGGTCGCCGGAGGACTGGCGACGCGGCGCACACGCTTGGCGCTGCACCGCGCCTTCGCGGCGCGCGTCGCCCGCTGGCCCGACCGCGAGGCACCGCTGTGGACGGCGCGGCACCACGAAGCGCTGGGCGAACGCTGGGAGGCCGCCGTCGCGTACCGCCGCGCCGGCGACATCGCCCTGTACGCCGACGCCCTGCACGATGCGGTCGCGCGCTATCGCGCGGCGCTGGCGATGGTGGCGGGCCTGGTTCCCGACGAGCGCACGCGCGCGCTCGCGACCGGGCTGTATCGCGCGATCGCGAGCTCGTCGTTCCGTTTGGGCGATCGCGCCGGCGCGCTCGCAGCGGCGCGCGCGGCGGTCGACGAGGCGTGCGCGAGCGGCGATCGCAAGCTGCTGGCGCAGGCCTTCTCCACCCGCGCCAACCAGCTCGTCAGCGACGCGCCGGTCGGACTCGACGAGCTGCACGCGGCGGCCAAGGACGCCGACGAAGCGGTGCGGCTGACGCGCGAGTGCGGCGAACGCGAAGAGCTGGTCGCCTCGTCGATCACGACCGCGATCGCCTACGGCCGGCTGGGCGAGTTCGACCTGGCCGAAGCGGCGGCGCGCGAAGCGGTCGACCACGCCGTCGCGATGGAACGCTGGGATATGGCCGTCGGCGCGGCCGATCGGCTGGCGCGGCTGTACACGATGCGCTGGCGGTTCGACGAGGCGCTCGCGCAGCGCAAGCTGGCGGAGTCGTACGCCCGCCGCACCGGCTCACTGGCCGAAGGCACCGTCCACGATCTGCTGGCCGACGTGTGGTTCGCGCTCGAGCGCTACGACGACGCGCTGGCCGAAGTCGCGCTCGGCGAAGCGTCGATCGAGCACGCCGATCTGGAGACCTCGCGCTGGCGCCTGCCGCGCTGGTCACTGGCGTGGAACCTGACCGCCACCCGCTTCAACATCGTGCTCGCGCGCGGCGATCTGGACGCCGCCGAGATCGTGCTCGCCTCGCTGGTCGGCCGGCGCGGGCTCGACGCGCCGGGCACGAATCCGGCGCTGGGCATGTACGCGCTGCGTCTGCTGGTCGAGCGCGGCGATCCCGGCGCGCTGCGCCGCGCGGCCGACCTCGCGCGCGGCTTACCGCGCGACTTCGCCTTCGATCAGTTCCACTGGAGCGATCGCATCGAGCTGCTCGAAGCGCGCATCGCGGCCGGTCTGGGCGAACGCGACGCGCGCGCGCGGCTGGCGCAGTCCTTCACGCTGCTCGACGCGGATGCGGCGATCGCGCCGATGACCGCCGACCGTGCCTTCGCCGCGCTGGCGGCGGCGGCGCGCAAAGCCGGCGACGACGCGCTGGCCGAACGCGCCGCGCGGCAGTCGCAGCACTACCGCGCGCAGCGGATCGTCGGGCCGGAGCGCAAGCCGGCGCGCGCGCTACGCGTGGTCTGAGTCGATCCGCCACTCGGCGAGGTTCCACAGGTCCTCGCCGTCGGGCTGCGGAGCGACGCCGTGCAGCCGCGGCGTGCGCGCGTAGCGCCCCAGCGGCCAGTCGATCGGAACGTACGGCACGTCGCGCGCGACCCGGTTCGCGATCGCCGCGCGCGCGGCGGCGCGCGTCCGCTCGTCGGGCGCCTGGACCGCCTGCACGCACCACCGGTCGACCTGCGGATCGGCGTACTGCGCGAAGTTCTCGCCCTTGGGCGCGCGCGCCCAGCTCGCCAGCTGATCGCTGCGATCGCTGCCCGGTCCGAACGTCCAGTTCGTCAGCGCGACCTCGTAGGTGCCTTCGTACAGCGGACCGGGATCGCCGAACATCACCGCGGGGGCCAAGGCGCGCAGCTGCACGCGCACGCCGGCGCGCTCCCACGCGTCGGCGATCTGCGCCGCGCGTGCCTCCATCGACGGGCTGCCCGCCGACAGCGTCAACACCAGCGGGTGCGGATGCAGCGCGGCCAACGCGCCGCGTGCGGCGGCGAGGTCGGTGCGCGGCACGCCGGCCGGCGCGACGTAGCCGGGCTCGTCCGGCGGCACCAGCGTGCGCGCGGGCGTGGTGAAGCCGGTCGTCGCCGCGCGGCCGATGCGATCGCGGTCGAGCACCGCGGCCAAGGCGCGCCGCAGGCGCACGTCGCGGAACGGCGCGCGCTGCGTGGCGAAGCTCAGGTACACCAGCGTGCGGCCGTGCACGATACCGGTGACGAGGCCGTCGCCGAGCAGGCGCGCGTCGAAGCTCGGCGGCAGGCGCGCGTAGTCGATCTCGCCCGCGCGCAAGGCGGCGACGGCCGTGGTCGGCACCGGGATGACCAACAGTCGCACGTCGTCCAGGCGCGGCGGCGGCGCGCCGGCGGCGCGGCGCGCAGCCAGCCGCACCTCGACGCCCGGCGTCCAGCGCGCCAGCACGAACGGCCCGCTGCCGACCGGGCGGCGGTCGAAGTCGGTGCGGTTGAGGTCGACGCCCCGCAGGACGTGGGCCGGCAAGATGCTCCCGTGCGCGCCGTTGCAGAACAGCAGCCGCAGCGCGTCGACGCTGCGGTGGCGCAGCCGGATGACGACCGCGTGCGCGCCGCGCGCGCGGACCGACGCGACCAGCGCGGCCAGCTCGTCGTTGGGCACGTCGAGCTTGGGGTCGGTCAGCACGCCGTAGGTGAAGACCACGTCGTCGGCGGTGACCGGTACGCCGTCGCTCCAGCGCGCGTCCGTCCGCAAGCGGTACGTGTAGGTCAGCTCGTCGGCGGAGATGCCGCCGTTGGCGCGGCTCGGCAGCGCCTGCGCGACGTCGGGGACGACGCGCTCGCCGCGGCCGATCCGGACCAGGCCTTGGAAGAGCGCGCCCGCGATCTCGTTCTCGACGACCAGCGTCGAGAAGTCGGGGTTGAGCGAGTGCGGCTCGAGGGCGATCGCGACGCGCACCGTGCGCGGCGGATGCGCCGGCGCGCAGCCGGCCAGCAGCGCGCCGGCCAGCGCCAGGCTCGCCAGCGCGCCGCGCACGCTCACCCTAGCTCGCCGAGGGCCGCCAGCGCAGATCGGGCTGGCGCGCGGCGCGCGTCTCGTCGACGCGTCCGACCGGCGTCGTCACCGGCGCCGCCAGCAGCGCGTCGGGGTCCGTCTCGGCCTGCGCGATCAGCTCGCGGAAGGCGGCGATGAACCCGTCGAGCGTCTCCTTCGACTCCGTCTCGGTCGGCTCGATCATCAGGCACTCGGGGACGATCAGCGGGAAGTAGACCGTCGGCGCGTGGTAGCCGCGGTCGAGCAGCGCCTTGCCCAGATCCAGCGCGCGCACGCCCGTCTCGCGCTTGAGCGACTGCGCCGAGGCGACGAACTCGTGCCGGTTGATCTCGTCGTACGGCACGTCGATCACGTCGCGCAGGTGAACGCGCAGGTAGTTCGCGTTGAGCACCGCCAGCTTCGACACCTGGGCGAGGCCCGCGCCGCCGTTGGCGTAGCAGTACGCCAGCGCGCGCACCATGTGCGCGAAGTTCGACCAGAACGAACGCATCGTCCCGATCGCCTTGGGGCGATCGAAGTCGAGCGCAAAGTGCAGCTCGGCGCTCTCCTGCCAGCCCGGCGCGTCGACGTCGCGGTGATCGGCGTCGAAGGCGCGCACGACCGGCGTCGGCAGGTACTCGACCAGGTGCGCCGCGACGCCGACCGGTCCCGCCCCCGCGCCGCCGCCGCCGTGCGGGATCGAGAACGTCTTGTGCAGGTTGAGGTGCATGAGGTCGAAGCCCATGTCGCCGGGGCGCGTGTTGCCCATCAGCGCGTTGGCGTTGGCGCCGTCGTAGTACATCAGCCCGCCGGCCTCGTGCACGACGTCCGACACCTCGTGGATGCGCGGCTCGAACAGCCCCAGCGTGTTGGGGTTGGTCATCATGCAGACCGCGGTCGTCGGGCCGACGACCGCGCGCAGATCGGCCGGGTCGACGCGGCCGTGCGCGTCCGAGGGCAGCGAGAGGACGGTGAACCCGACCATCGCGGCCGAGGCGGGGTTGGTGCCGTGCGCGGTGTCGGGCACGATGACGACGGTGCGCTCCGTCTCGCCGCGGGCGCGGAAGTACGCTTTCGCGATCAGCAGCGCGGTCAGCTCGGCGTGCGCGCCGGCAGCCGGGTTGAGCGAGAACGCGGCCATCCCGAACAGCGAGCTGAGCGCGCGCTCGAGCTCCCACATCACCGCCAGCGCGCCTTGCGCGGCGTGGTCGGGCGCGAACGGGTGCAGGTCGCGCAGCGCCGGCAGGTTCGCCATCGCGTCGTTGATGCGCGGGTTGTATTTCATCGTGCACGACCCGAGCGGATAGAAGTTCGTGTCGATGCCGAACGTCTTCTGCGAGAGCCGGGTGAAGTGGCGCACGACGTCCAGCTCGCTGTTGTCCGGCAGCGGCAAGTCCTCGCGCAGCGCCTCGCGCGGGAGCAGGTCGGCCAAGTCCGGCCCCTCGGGCAGGTAGCGATTGGCGCGACCGTCCTGGCCGGTCTCGAAGATCAGGGGCGTTTCAGACGTGGGCTGCGGCACGGGCCGGAATCTCCGAGAGGGCGGTGACGAGGCGATCGACGTCGGCGCTGCCGATCAGTTCCGTCGCCGTCATGAGGATGCAGTCGTCGAGCTCGGGATAGAAGCGTCCCAGGTCCAGACCGCCGAGGATGCCGTGCCGTTCGAGCGCGACCAGCACGTCGGCGGCGCGGCCGGGGACGCGCAGCGCGAACTCGTTGAAGACCGGCCCGTCGAAGCGCGCGGCGAAGCCCGGCAGCGCCGTCGTCTTGGCGCGCAGCTCGCGCGTGCGCGCCACGTTGAGCGCGGCGCAGTCACGCAGCCCCGTCTTCCCCATCGCCGCCAGGTAGATGGTCGCGCACAGCGCGCAGTGCGCCTGATTGGTGCAGATGTTCGAGGTCGCTTTCTCGCGGCGGATGTGCTGCTCGCGCGCCTGCAGCGTGAGCACGTACGCCGTGCGGCCCTGCGCGTCGACCGACTTGCCGACCAGCCGGCCCGGGACGCGGCGCAGGTGCGCGTTGGTCGCGGCGATGAAGCCGACGTGGGGGCCCCCGTAGGCGACCGCGTTGCCGAACGATTGCCCCTCGCCCACGCAGATCTCGGCGCCCCACGAGGCCGGCGGTGCCAGCGCGGCCAGCGAGAGCGCTTCGGCGACGACCGCGATCGGAACGGCCTTGGCCGCGCTGATGCGCGCGCCGGCGCCGTCGGGCAGCGCGTCGATGACGCCGAAGACGTTGGGCGACTGCACCGCGACCGCCGCGTAGCGGCCGCTCGCGAGGGCCGCGTCGAGCCCGCTCCAATCGGTGCGGCCGTCGGCGGCGAACGGCACCTCGTCGATCTCGAGCTCGAGCCCTTCGGCGTAGGTGCGCAGCACCGCGCGATAGTTCGGGTGCACGGCCGACGAGATCAGCACGGCTTTGCGGCCGGTCGCGTTGACCGCCATGATCGCACCCTCGGCCAGCGCCGTCGCGCCGTCGTACACCGAGGCGTTGGCGACGTCCAGGCCGGTCAGCAGCGCGACGTAGGTCTGCCACTCGTAGATCGCCTGCAGGTAGCCCTGCGAGACCTCGGCCTGATACGGCGTGTACGAGGTCAGGAACTCACCGCGCATCGCCAGCGCGCCGACGACCGGCGGCATGTAGTGGCGGTACGCGCCGGCGCCCAGGAAGCTGACGTACTCCTGGGCGCTGGTACGGTCGGCGAAGCGGCGAAAGCGCTCGGCGATCTCGATCTCGCTGAGCTGCGGCATGAGGGAGAGGGGTTCGCGCAGCGCGACCGCGTCCGGGACGCGGACGAGCTCGTCCAACGACCCGACTCCGACGGCGCGCAGCATCGCCTCGATGTCCGAGGGGGTGTGCGGCGTGTAGATGGGACGACTCCGGGGCCCGCAAGCGGGCCGTTGGTGGAGAAAAGGGTGACCGGCGGGGATTCCTCGCCCCCGGGGGCTACGCCTCGGAGATCAGCTGCTCGTAGGCGGTCGCGCCCATCAGCTCGTCGATCTGGCCGACGTCGGCGAGCTTGACCTTGAACAACCAGCCCTCGCCGTACGGGTCGCGGTTGACCACCGCCGGATCGCCCTCGATGGCCTCGTTGATCCCGACGACCTCGCCGCCGACGGGGGTGAAGATGTCGGAGACGGCCTTCACCGACTCGACGACGCCGATGTTCGCGAACTGGGTCAGCGTGCCGCCGACCCGGGGCAGCTCGACGTAGACGATGTCCCCCAGCGAGGACTGCGCGTAATCGGTGATCCCGACCGTCGCGACGTCACCCTCGAGCGCGACCCATTCGTGTTCTTTGCTGTAGCGCAAGCCTGCCGGCGCGGTGTCTGCCATGTCGCGTCTAGCTAGGCTCCGGGCGACCGCGGCACCTGCCGGCGTGGCGCGCCACGCTCCGTCACGCCTTGGGGCGCGTGTAGAACGGCAGGGCGACGACGTGCGCGGGATGACGCGCGCCGCGGACCTCGACCTCGAGCGCCGTTCCTTCGACCGCGGCGGACGGGGTCAGCAGCGCGGTGGCCACGTTCTTGCCGACCGACGGACCGATCGAGCCGCTGCGCACCGTGCCGACGCGCTCGCCGTTCGCGAACACCGCGTAGCCGCTGCGCGCGGGCACCGGGCCGTCCATCACCAGGCCGGCGATGCGCGGATAGTCGCCGGCGTCGCGCTGCGCCTCGAGCGCTTCCTTGCCGCGGAAGGCGGCTTTCTGGAACTTGATCGCCCAACCGATTCCGGCTTGCAGCGGCGTGATCGTCTCGCTCAGCTCGTTGCCGTAGAGGGGCATCCCGGCTTCGAGCCGCAGCACGTCGCGCGCGCCCAGCCCGCAGGGCAAGAGTCCGTCCTCGCGCCACTGGGCCAGCAGCAGATCCCACACGCCGGTCGCGTCCTCGCCGGGCAAGAACAGCTCGAAGCCGTCCTCGCCGGTGTAGCCGGTGCGCGCGACGAGCACGGGGTCGCCGAGCCCGCGTACCTTCGTCTCGACACAGCTGTAATAGCGCATCCCGGCGAGGTCGGCGTCGACGTTCGGCTGCAGCCACTCGACCGAACGCGGCCCCTGGATCGCGATCAGCGCGCGATCGCCGTGCAGATTGTGCAGGTCGACGTCGCCGTAGCGTTCGGCGATCAGATGCTGCCACATCGCGTCTGCGTTCGACGCGTTGACGACCAGCAGCCAGCGGTCGGCGTCCAGCCGGTAGAAGATGACGTCGTCGTGCGCGCCGCCCGCGGCGTTGGTGAAGACGTTGTAGCGCGCCTGACCGGGCTTCATGTTCGCGACGGTGTTGATGGTCAGCGTCTCGGCCCACGAGCCGACGTCGTGGCCGCGCAGCTCGAACTGCCCCATGTGCGAGAGGTCGAACAAACCCGCGCGCTTGCGCACCGCGTCGTGCTCGGCCAGGATGCTCGAATACTGCACCGGCATCTCGAAGCCGCCGAAGGGGACCATCCGTGCGCCCAAGGCCAGGTGGGCGTCGTGCAAAGCGGTACGGCGGAGGGCTCCGGAGTCGGTCATGACGGTCCGGGAATGCGCGGAAGCTCGCGTGCCGTCCTCGCGCGCAGGCCGCCGGGTTTGCTCGCGGCGAGCGGTCGCTTGACCGTGGAGCAGCCGTGATCTAGCACAAACTTTAAACTTTCTACTAGTAAAAACTATTATAGACGCGGCTGCTCTCTCCGATGTTCTAGGCGAGACCCTCACGCACTCGCCGCCTTCGGAGCCGCATCGTGACCGCCGCCCGCCCGCTCGCCGCCGCCCTCGCCGCCCTGGCCCTCGCCGCCGGCCGGCCCGTCTTCGCCGACCCGACGACGCCCGCGGCGCCCGCGCCGGCGACGCTCGCCGACACCAGCACCACCGTCTCGGCCTTCCGGCCCGACCCCGTCACGCTGCAGATCGTGCAGCCGCGCCCGCCCTCGTCGTTGCCGGCGCTCTCGCGCATGGCGCTCTACGTGCTGCAAGGCATCGACGCGGTGCAGAGCGGTCGCGCGCTGCGCATCAACGGGGCCTACGAGCGCAACGGCATGATGCGCCCCTTCTCCCACGCCGGCACCGCCGGGATGGCACTGGGCTTCGCGCTCGGCGACGTCGTGCGCGACTTCGCCCTGCGCCGCAGCTCGGAAAAGGTGAAGCTCGCCGCCGAAGCGGCGCAGGCCGCCAGCAACGTCGCCGGGATCCTCACCACCCGCGCGACGCTGGACGCCGCCTCCCACCCGTAGCGGGCAGGACGAGAGGGCCTTCAGTCGGTAGGGCGTCGCGATGAAGGCGGCGCGCGAAACGGCCGTTCGAACGAGCGTGACCGGCGGGGACACGCCGGATCGCGCCGTCGTGCGGCGCCGCGCGCCCGTCTGCGCCTACGTCACCGATCTGCAGCTCGCCGTTCAGTCGACGACGGTCGCCGATCCCTTCGCGGCCTGGCGCGACGCCGAGCGGGCACCGGACGCGCCCGGCGGCTTACCGGCGATCGTGGAGCAGGCGGCGCGCGACGCGCTCGACGGCCTCGATCTGGAGACCGCCGGCGAGCAGATCATCTTCCCGCTGCCGTCGTTGGTCGTTCGCATCGTTCCGCTCGAGCGCGACGGCGCGGTCGGGCTGGCGCTCTTCCTCGAACGCGTGCGGGCCGGCACCGACCTCGACGCGGTCGCGCAGCGCTACCGGATCTCCGCCCGCGAGCTGGCCGTCGCGCGGCTGTTGATCGAAGGCGCCTCGCTCGAGGAGGTCGGCCGGCAGCTGACGATCGCGGCGCCGACCGTCGCCGCACACGTGCGCAGCTTGGTGGTCAAGACCGGCTCGCGCCGCCGCGCCGAGATGGTGGCGCGTCTGTTGGGCTGGTAGGGCCCTCCCACCCGCCGTAGGCGACGTAGCTCTTGGTCAGGCCGAGGATCTTCTCGACGTGGATCTTCGCGTCGGGGAAGAGCGCGCGCACTTGGGAACGCCGCAGCAGCCGCACCGACCGCACCTCTTCTCGCGCCCGCTCCATCGACTCGGCGCGCGCGACCCAGCCCAGCCGGCGCCGCACGAGCAGCGCCGCGCGCACCTCGAACGGCAAGAACTGGAAGCCCGGAACCAAGAAGTGCGGTTCGATCGGAAAGAAGTACGACGGCGTTTGGACGAAATAGCGCGGCGCGACGCGCATGACTTCGCGCGCCATGCGCCGCTGATCGGCAAACGTGCCGACGTGTTCGATCACCGAGTTCGAATAGACCACGTCGAAACTGCCGGCGTCGAAGGGTAGCTCGCGTGCGTCGCCGACGAGCGTTTGAATTCGCTCGCCCGCGGGCTGTTGCCGTTCGAGGTTGACGACGGTGACCGAGACGTCGTCCTCGTCGGGCAGCGAGAGCCCGCGCCAGAATTCGGTCGTCCCGCCGACGTCGCATACCGAGATCGGACGCGGCAGGCGCGCGAGCAAATCCAGGAAGAGCGCGAAACGCCGTTGACGCAGCCGCGCGGCCCACGACGCGTCGTTGCGGTGGTCGGCGAGTGCGAGCAGCATCCTCGTCATCCGCTCTCTTCGCCCAACAGGGCTAGCGAAGCGGGACACGAAATCGAGTTGCGATGCTGTCGGCAAGCTACGTCCGGGCTCATCACGTCGCGGCCACCACCGGCACACCGTCGCCGCTCTGCCTGAACGGGACGCGCTACGTCGTCACCTTCGACGACGAGTTCTCCTCGTTTCGGCCGTACGATCCGGCCACCGGACGCGGCGTGTGGGATACCGCCTACACCTGGGGACGCATGAATCCCGGAGCGCGAGACGCTGCCATGTACGTCGATCCCGGCTTCGGCGTGCAACACGGCGTTTCGCTCGGCTTGAACCCCTTCTCGGTCTCCGGCGACGGTTTGACGATCACCGCGCGGGTCGCACCGCCGGCCGTCGCCGCGCTGCCGGGACGACCGGCCTACGTTTCCGGCGTCATCACGACGGCGCACAGCTTCTCGCAGACCTACGGCTACTTCGAGGCGCGCATGCGGCTCTCGCGCGGTCGCGGACTCTGGCCTTCGTTTTGGATGCTGCCCGTCATCGGCTATCCGCCGGAAATCGACGTCATGGAGATCCTGGGGCAAGAGCCGGCGCGCGTGTATCAGACGACCCACGCCGTCGACAAGTCGACGCAGCAGATCGTCTCGACGGAGGCGAACCCGGACGGGTTCCATTCGTACGGCGTGGCCTGGGCGCCGTCGACCATCACGTACTACGTCGACGGACGCGTGACCGGCACGGTCGGCAACATCTCCAATCAGCCGATGTATCTGTTGGCGAACTTGCAAGTCGGCGGCGTCGGAAGCTGGCCGGGAACGCCCGACGCGTCGACGACGTTCCCCACCTCGGCGACGATTCGGTACGTTCGGGGCTACGAAGCCGCGGGCGCTTGTCCCGTCCATTGACGATCCCATCGGTCCGCTCACGCCGGCCGCGACCGCCCGTCAGCGAATGCCGGTCGGCCGACGCACCGGAGCCGTCCGCGAGCGCACCAACCCGCCGGCGCCGATCACGAAGCGCGCCGGCGCCGGCTCCCGCCGCGGCTGCGCGGTGCTGCTGGCCGTCTCCGGCAGCAGCGTGAAGAGGAAGAACGTGAGAAAGACGATCCAGTCGAAGTCGTTGTATTTCGC
This region includes:
- a CDS encoding AAA family ATPase, which produces MQSSYLRTFGGFQLVIGATEIPRPPTLKACSLAAYLILSGGAAIGRERLLELLWPEIDPERGRANLKTAMWSLRDVLRKGGCDPDAFLSRERSVVQWIAPTTSDAAHLLRVDPAGPVEALAEAVGLVTGEFLEGIFDEWVVLRREELARRYDALVCALFVARPTAETARLALQRDPYDSGAVRVLADEERRAGRTARALDLIEAHRTALDELGESLAPDLAALVQTLRAAGREDAAGPSLPFVGRSDALAWLETRAAEREGRACALVVGEAGIGKTSLLRAFVDRLRRADHTVHALAALPHDARPFEPWSSLLEALTGTTQRAVLADVRHPVTSALAGALADALPTGAVLVLDDAHWLSGDAQAVLRDVAPQLRRKGVVPVVATRPDAAEALRTLLSVESGDELRLHPLTREDVLAALDVSVEGDVGELADALHRRSDGVPLYVAHLVTELGRAGVLARSAQRWRLVRTIDAGTLPTDSLRAAIAAPLRALGEDAVLAAAALAIEPHADDDDLCAALGWEAARFDAVAEKLIRAELLVERPDGLAFAHDLVAQVAGGLATRRTRLALHRAFAARVARWPDREAPLWTARHHEALGERWEAAVAYRRAGDIALYADALHDAVARYRAALAMVAGLVPDERTRALATGLYRAIASSSFRLGDRAGALAAARAAVDEACASGDRKLLAQAFSTRANQLVSDAPVGLDELHAAAKDADEAVRLTRECGEREELVASSITTAIAYGRLGEFDLAEAAAREAVDHAVAMERWDMAVGAADRLARLYTMRWRFDEALAQRKLAESYARRTGSLAEGTVHDLLADVWFALERYDDALAEVALGEASIEHADLETSRWRLPRWSLAWNLTATRFNIVLARGDLDAAEIVLASLVGRRGLDAPGTNPALGMYALRLLVERGDPGALRRAADLARGLPRDFAFDQFHWSDRIELLEARIAAGLGERDARARLAQSFTLLDADAAIAPMTADRAFAALAAAARKAGDDALAERAARQSQHYRAQRIVGPERKPARALRVV
- a CDS encoding ABC transporter substrate-binding protein; amino-acid sequence: MSVRGALASLALAGALLAGCAPAHPPRTVRVAIALEPHSLNPDFSTLVVENEIAGALFQGLVRIGRGERVVPDVAQALPSRANGGISADELTYTYRLRTDARWSDGVPVTADDVVFTYGVLTDPKLDVPNDELAALVASVRARGAHAVVIRLRHRSVDALRLLFCNGAHGSILPAHVLRGVDLNRTDFDRRPVGSGPFVLARWTPGVEVRLAARRAAGAPPPRLDDVRLLVIPVPTTAVAALRAGEIDYARLPPSFDARLLGDGLVTGIVHGRTLVYLSFATQRAPFRDVRLRRALAAVLDRDRIGRAATTGFTTPARTLVPPDEPGYVAPAGVPRTDLAAARGALAALHPHPLVLTLSAGSPSMEARAAQIADAWERAGVRVQLRALAPAVMFGDPGPLYEGTYEVALTNWTFGPGSDRSDQLASWARAPKGENFAQYADPQVDRWCVQAVQAPDERTRAAARAAIANRVARDVPYVPIDWPLGRYARTPRLHGVAPQPDGEDLWNLAEWRIDSDHA
- the gcvPB gene encoding aminomethyl-transferring glycine dehydrogenase subunit GcvPB, which encodes MPQPTSETPLIFETGQDGRANRYLPEGPDLADLLPREALREDLPLPDNSELDVVRHFTRLSQKTFGIDTNFYPLGSCTMKYNPRINDAMANLPALRDLHPFAPDHAAQGALAVMWELERALSSLFGMAAFSLNPAAGAHAELTALLIAKAYFRARGETERTVVIVPDTAHGTNPASAAMVGFTVLSLPSDAHGRVDPADLRAVVGPTTAVCMMTNPNTLGLFEPRIHEVSDVVHEAGGLMYYDGANANALMGNTRPGDMGFDLMHLNLHKTFSIPHGGGGAGAGPVGVAAHLVEYLPTPVVRAFDADHRDVDAPGWQESAELHFALDFDRPKAIGTMRSFWSNFAHMVRALAYCYANGGAGLAQVSKLAVLNANYLRVHLRDVIDVPYDEINRHEFVASAQSLKRETGVRALDLGKALLDRGYHAPTVYFPLIVPECLMIEPTETESKETLDGFIAAFRELIAQAETDPDALLAAPVTTPVGRVDETRAARQPDLRWRPSAS
- the gcvPA gene encoding aminomethyl-transferring glycine dehydrogenase subunit GcvPA — protein: MPAGHPFLHQRPACGPRSRPIYTPHTPSDIEAMLRAVGVGSLDELVRVPDAVALREPLSLMPQLSEIEIAERFRRFADRTSAQEYVSFLGAGAYRHYMPPVVGALAMRGEFLTSYTPYQAEVSQGYLQAIYEWQTYVALLTGLDVANASVYDGATALAEGAIMAVNATGRKAVLISSAVHPNYRAVLRTYAEGLELEIDEVPFAADGRTDWSGLDAALASGRYAAVAVQSPNVFGVIDALPDGAGARISAAKAVPIAVVAEALSLAALAPPASWGAEICVGEGQSFGNAVAYGGPHVGFIAATNAHLRRVPGRLVGKSVDAQGRTAYVLTLQAREQHIRREKATSNICTNQAHCALCATIYLAAMGKTGLRDCAALNVARTRELRAKTTALPGFAARFDGPVFNEFALRVPGRAADVLVALERHGILGGLDLGRFYPELDDCILMTATELIGSADVDRLVTALSEIPARAAAHV
- the gcvH gene encoding glycine cleavage system protein GcvH, translating into MADTAPAGLRYSKEHEWVALEGDVATVGITDYAQSSLGDIVYVELPRVGGTLTQFANIGVVESVKAVSDIFTPVGGEVVGINEAIEGDPAVVNRDPYGEGWLFKVKLADVGQIDELMGATAYEQLISEA
- the gcvT gene encoding glycine cleavage system aminomethyltransferase GcvT codes for the protein MTDSGALRRTALHDAHLALGARMVPFGGFEMPVQYSSILAEHDAVRKRAGLFDLSHMGQFELRGHDVGSWAETLTINTVANMKPGQARYNVFTNAAGGAHDDVIFYRLDADRWLLVVNASNADAMWQHLIAERYGDVDLHNLHGDRALIAIQGPRSVEWLQPNVDADLAGMRYYSCVETKVRGLGDPVLVARTGYTGEDGFELFLPGEDATGVWDLLLAQWREDGLLPCGLGARDVLRLEAGMPLYGNELSETITPLQAGIGWAIKFQKAAFRGKEALEAQRDAGDYPRIAGLVMDGPVPARSGYAVFANGERVGTVRSGSIGPSVGKNVATALLTPSAAVEGTALEVEVRGARHPAHVVALPFYTRPKA
- a CDS encoding helix-turn-helix transcriptional regulator — translated: MKAARETAVRTSVTGGDTPDRAVVRRRAPVCAYVTDLQLAVQSTTVADPFAAWRDAERAPDAPGGLPAIVEQAARDALDGLDLETAGEQIIFPLPSLVVRIVPLERDGAVGLALFLERVRAGTDLDAVAQRYRISARELAVARLLIEGASLEEVGRQLTIAAPTVAAHVRSLVVKTGSRRRAEMVARLLGW
- a CDS encoding methyltransferase domain-containing protein, which encodes MTRMLLALADHRNDASWAARLRQRRFALFLDLLARLPRPISVCDVGGTTEFWRGLSLPDEDDVSVTVVNLERQQPAGERIQTLVGDARELPFDAGSFDVVYSNSVIEHVGTFADQRRMAREVMRVAPRYFVQTPSYFFPIEPHFLVPGFQFLPFEVRAALLVRRRLGWVARAESMERAREEVRSVRLLRRSQVRALFPDAKIHVEKILGLTKSYVAYGGWEGPTSPTDAPPSRRGGASRS
- a CDS encoding glycoside hydrolase family 16 protein; translation: MLSASYVRAHHVAATTGTPSPLCLNGTRYVVTFDDEFSSFRPYDPATGRGVWDTAYTWGRMNPGARDAAMYVDPGFGVQHGVSLGLNPFSVSGDGLTITARVAPPAVAALPGRPAYVSGVITTAHSFSQTYGYFEARMRLSRGRGLWPSFWMLPVIGYPPEIDVMEILGQEPARVYQTTHAVDKSTQQIVSTEANPDGFHSYGVAWAPSTITYYVDGRVTGTVGNISNQPMYLLANLQVGGVGSWPGTPDASTTFPTSATIRYVRGYEAAGACPVH